One Onychostoma macrolepis isolate SWU-2019 chromosome 15, ASM1243209v1, whole genome shotgun sequence DNA segment encodes these proteins:
- the clcn2c gene encoding chloride channel protein 2c isoform X1 gives MTVDGTDENNLERGIYTKDAACLRKNDRHRRSLSDLSLSRKCGVWASHFQRLFVSFIGADWIYLMILGFIMAVFSFAMDIFVDLFTEAHRWIYDLADSHVILQYLAWVAYSMFLMCFAAGFANIVSIQAAGSGIPETKTSLRGVMLQEYFTFKTLVSKFISLTCVLGSELPVGKEGPFVHVGSVCAALLSKFMSHFSSIYKNKARNEEMLTVGCAVGIGCCFAAPIGGALFSLEVTSMFFVARNYWRGFLSATFGAFIFRLLPVWNRQEDTLMALYATKYRLDFPFDLQELPIFAAMGIVCGFGGAFFVYLYGKISLFVKKQKATNSFLMKNCFLYSALVSVLISTLTFPLGFGQFMAGRLTQRDSLISFFDNRTWSNNGIVADFDNDDHLAAWKHPQANVFIILSVFVIMKFWMSALSITLPIPCGSFVPIFVIGAGFGRLIGEGLATLFPDGFNIDGHTYNIVPGAYAVIGAAALTAGVTHTISTGVIMMELTGQISYTLPILISVILANMVSQSLQPSIYDTVIRIKKLPYLPTLSWGHREKYNIYVEDFMKREVCYITLNSTYRDIIKILRSGNLKTLPLVKSAESMLLLGSVERAQLLALLTQRLQHLQEENASTMPVRYKVHFETSAKESASAHLESTKPLKSALKPSVDEEEITSVYDSGLNLKKFFCSRPDIEAMEDDPDAGDDTILQEIEEWEEQQLDEQMNFNSCKIDPAPFQLVEHTSLHKTHTMFSVLNLDYAYVTSIGRLVGVVSLKELRKAIEGCMPADGVRLRPVLSNFRDRGARGTRTETIELHQLLDHQIN, from the exons GAACGAGGTATTTACACAAAAGATGCAGCCTGTCTTCGAAAGAATGATCGCCACCGAAGATCTTTATCCGATCTCAGTCTGTCTCGGAAGTGTGGAG TCTGGGCCTCACATTTTCAGCGGCTCTTTGTGTCGTTTATCGGAGCGGATTGGATCTACCTCATGATCCTGGGGTTCATCATGGCCGTGTTCAGCTTTGCCATGGATATCTTTGTTGACCTCTTCACAGAGG cacACAGGTGGATCTACGATCTTGCAGACAGTCATGTCATCCTGCAGTATTTGGCGTGGGTCGCTTATTCGATGTTTCTAATGTGTTTCGCGGCAGGATTCGCAAACATAGTGTCAATTCAGGCCGCTG GGTCTGGCATTCCCGAAACGAAGACGTCTCTGAGAGGAGTGATGCTGCAGGAATATTTCACCTTCAAAACATTAGTGTCCAAATTTATCAGTCTGACCTGTGTGCTCGGAAGTGAGTTACCCGTGGGCAAGgag GGTCCGTTCGTGCATGTCGGCAGTGTGTGTGCAGCTCTTCTCAGCAAATTCATGTCGCACTTCAGTAGTATTTATAAg AATAAGGCCAGAAACGAGGAGATGCTGACGGTCGGATGTGCTGTGGGAATTGGCTGCTGCTTTGCTGCTCCTATAGGAG gTGCATTATTCAGCTTAGAGGTCACATCTATGTTTTTCGTCGCACGAAACTACTGGCGTGGATTTCTGTCTGCTACGTTCGGTGCCTTTATCTTCAGACTTCTGCCGGTGTGGAACAGACAGGAAG atacACTTATGGCTCTTTATGCAACAAAATACAGGCTGGACTTTCCTTTTGACCTGCAGGAGCTTCCCATCTTTGCTGCGATGGG GATTGTATGTGGCTTTGGTGGAGCCTTCTTTGTGTATTTGTATGGAAAGATTTCTCTGTTTGTGAAGAAGCAGAAAGCCACAAACAGCTTCCTCATGAAGAA TTGTTTCTTATATTCCGCTTTGGTCTCTGTGCTGATTTCAACTCTCACTTTCCCTCTGGGCTTCGGGCAGTTCATGGCCGGAcgg CTCACACAAAGGGATTCCTTGATTTCATTTTTTGACAATCGCACCTGGTCAAATAATGGCATCGTAGCTGACTTTGATAATGACGATCATCTAGCCGCCTGGAAACATCCGCAGGCTAACGTCTTCATCATTCTTTCCGTCTTCGTCATCATGAAG TTCTGGATGTCTGCTCTTTCCATAACCCTTCCTATACCATGTGGTTCCTTCGTTCCCATTTTCGTCATtg GTGCTGGGTTTGGACGTTTGATAGGTGAAGGTTTGGCCACATTGTTTCCAGATGGATTTAATATTGATGGACACACATACAACATAGTGCCCGGAGCGTACGCTGTCATAG GAGCGGCAGCGTTAACGGCAGGAGTCACTCACACGATCTCGACTGGCGTGATCATGATGGAGTTGACGGGTCAGATCAGTTACACTCTGCCTATCCTGATCTCTGTGATTCTCGCCAACATGGTCTCTCAGAGTCTTCAGCCGTCCATCTACGACACAGTTATCCGCATTAAAAAACTGCCTTACCTACCCACGCTCAGCTGGGGCCACCGAGA GAagtataatatttatgtggagGACTTTATGAAAAGAGAAGTTTGTTATATCACACTGAACTCCACCTACAGAGACATAATCAAGATCCTGCGTTCAGGAAATCTGAAAACACTGCCTTTGGTGAAATCTGCAG AGTCGATGCTCTTGCTGGGTTCTGTTGAGCGTGCTCAGTTATTGGCGCTCTTAACGCAGCGATTGCAGCACCTGCAAGAGGAAAATGCGTCCACCATGCCTGTCAGATACAAGGTTCACTTCGAG ACGTCCGCAAAAGAGTCTGCATCCGCTCATCTGGAATCCACTAAACCTCTGAAATCTGCTCTGAAGCCGTCTGTAGATGAAGAAGAGATTACAA GTGTTTATGATTCTGGTCTCAACTTAAAGAAGTTCTTCTGTTCTCGTCCTGACATCGAGGCAATGGAG GACGACCCAGACGCAGGGGATGATACGATACTTCAAGAG ATTGAAGAGTGGGAGGAGCAACAGCTTGACGAGCAGATGAACTTCAACAGTTGCAAGATTGACCCCGCCCCCTTCCAGCTGGTGGAGCACACTTCACTGCAcaag ACTCACACCATGTTTTCTGTGTTGAATCTGGATTACGCTTACGTCACCAGTATCGGACGACTCGTCGGAGTAGTTTCACTGAAAGAG TTGCGTAAAGCGATCGAGGGCTGCATGCCGGCGGACGGCGTGAGGTTGCGTCCAGTTCTGTCCAATTTCAGAGACCGAGGCGCTCGAGGAACCAGGACCGAAACCATCGAACTCCACCAACTTCTGGACCATCAGATCAACTAA
- the clcn2c gene encoding chloride channel protein 2c isoform X2: MILGFIMAVFSFAMDIFVDLFTEAHRWIYDLADSHVILQYLAWVAYSMFLMCFAAGFANIVSIQAAGSGIPETKTSLRGVMLQEYFTFKTLVSKFISLTCVLGSELPVGKEGPFVHVGSVCAALLSKFMSHFSSIYKNKARNEEMLTVGCAVGIGCCFAAPIGGALFSLEVTSMFFVARNYWRGFLSATFGAFIFRLLPVWNRQEDTLMALYATKYRLDFPFDLQELPIFAAMGIVCGFGGAFFVYLYGKISLFVKKQKATNSFLMKNCFLYSALVSVLISTLTFPLGFGQFMAGRLTQRDSLISFFDNRTWSNNGIVADFDNDDHLAAWKHPQANVFIILSVFVIMKFWMSALSITLPIPCGSFVPIFVIGAGFGRLIGEGLATLFPDGFNIDGHTYNIVPGAYAVIGAAALTAGVTHTISTGVIMMELTGQISYTLPILISVILANMVSQSLQPSIYDTVIRIKKLPYLPTLSWGHREKYNIYVEDFMKREVCYITLNSTYRDIIKILRSGNLKTLPLVKSAESMLLLGSVERAQLLALLTQRLQHLQEENASTMPVRYKVHFETSAKESASAHLESTKPLKSALKPSVDEEEITSVYDSGLNLKKFFCSRPDIEAMEDDPDAGDDTILQEIEEWEEQQLDEQMNFNSCKIDPAPFQLVEHTSLHKTHTMFSVLNLDYAYVTSIGRLVGVVSLKELRKAIEGCMPADGVRLRPVLSNFRDRGARGTRTETIELHQLLDHQIN; encoded by the exons ATGATCCTGGGGTTCATCATGGCCGTGTTCAGCTTTGCCATGGATATCTTTGTTGACCTCTTCACAGAGG cacACAGGTGGATCTACGATCTTGCAGACAGTCATGTCATCCTGCAGTATTTGGCGTGGGTCGCTTATTCGATGTTTCTAATGTGTTTCGCGGCAGGATTCGCAAACATAGTGTCAATTCAGGCCGCTG GGTCTGGCATTCCCGAAACGAAGACGTCTCTGAGAGGAGTGATGCTGCAGGAATATTTCACCTTCAAAACATTAGTGTCCAAATTTATCAGTCTGACCTGTGTGCTCGGAAGTGAGTTACCCGTGGGCAAGgag GGTCCGTTCGTGCATGTCGGCAGTGTGTGTGCAGCTCTTCTCAGCAAATTCATGTCGCACTTCAGTAGTATTTATAAg AATAAGGCCAGAAACGAGGAGATGCTGACGGTCGGATGTGCTGTGGGAATTGGCTGCTGCTTTGCTGCTCCTATAGGAG gTGCATTATTCAGCTTAGAGGTCACATCTATGTTTTTCGTCGCACGAAACTACTGGCGTGGATTTCTGTCTGCTACGTTCGGTGCCTTTATCTTCAGACTTCTGCCGGTGTGGAACAGACAGGAAG atacACTTATGGCTCTTTATGCAACAAAATACAGGCTGGACTTTCCTTTTGACCTGCAGGAGCTTCCCATCTTTGCTGCGATGGG GATTGTATGTGGCTTTGGTGGAGCCTTCTTTGTGTATTTGTATGGAAAGATTTCTCTGTTTGTGAAGAAGCAGAAAGCCACAAACAGCTTCCTCATGAAGAA TTGTTTCTTATATTCCGCTTTGGTCTCTGTGCTGATTTCAACTCTCACTTTCCCTCTGGGCTTCGGGCAGTTCATGGCCGGAcgg CTCACACAAAGGGATTCCTTGATTTCATTTTTTGACAATCGCACCTGGTCAAATAATGGCATCGTAGCTGACTTTGATAATGACGATCATCTAGCCGCCTGGAAACATCCGCAGGCTAACGTCTTCATCATTCTTTCCGTCTTCGTCATCATGAAG TTCTGGATGTCTGCTCTTTCCATAACCCTTCCTATACCATGTGGTTCCTTCGTTCCCATTTTCGTCATtg GTGCTGGGTTTGGACGTTTGATAGGTGAAGGTTTGGCCACATTGTTTCCAGATGGATTTAATATTGATGGACACACATACAACATAGTGCCCGGAGCGTACGCTGTCATAG GAGCGGCAGCGTTAACGGCAGGAGTCACTCACACGATCTCGACTGGCGTGATCATGATGGAGTTGACGGGTCAGATCAGTTACACTCTGCCTATCCTGATCTCTGTGATTCTCGCCAACATGGTCTCTCAGAGTCTTCAGCCGTCCATCTACGACACAGTTATCCGCATTAAAAAACTGCCTTACCTACCCACGCTCAGCTGGGGCCACCGAGA GAagtataatatttatgtggagGACTTTATGAAAAGAGAAGTTTGTTATATCACACTGAACTCCACCTACAGAGACATAATCAAGATCCTGCGTTCAGGAAATCTGAAAACACTGCCTTTGGTGAAATCTGCAG AGTCGATGCTCTTGCTGGGTTCTGTTGAGCGTGCTCAGTTATTGGCGCTCTTAACGCAGCGATTGCAGCACCTGCAAGAGGAAAATGCGTCCACCATGCCTGTCAGATACAAGGTTCACTTCGAG ACGTCCGCAAAAGAGTCTGCATCCGCTCATCTGGAATCCACTAAACCTCTGAAATCTGCTCTGAAGCCGTCTGTAGATGAAGAAGAGATTACAA GTGTTTATGATTCTGGTCTCAACTTAAAGAAGTTCTTCTGTTCTCGTCCTGACATCGAGGCAATGGAG GACGACCCAGACGCAGGGGATGATACGATACTTCAAGAG ATTGAAGAGTGGGAGGAGCAACAGCTTGACGAGCAGATGAACTTCAACAGTTGCAAGATTGACCCCGCCCCCTTCCAGCTGGTGGAGCACACTTCACTGCAcaag ACTCACACCATGTTTTCTGTGTTGAATCTGGATTACGCTTACGTCACCAGTATCGGACGACTCGTCGGAGTAGTTTCACTGAAAGAG TTGCGTAAAGCGATCGAGGGCTGCATGCCGGCGGACGGCGTGAGGTTGCGTCCAGTTCTGTCCAATTTCAGAGACCGAGGCGCTCGAGGAACCAGGACCGAAACCATCGAACTCCACCAACTTCTGGACCATCAGATCAACTAA